TTATCTTATGTTTCCTGTCTAAGTATTATCTTTCATACATTACTCATTGGCTGCTCTTATGTTTGTAATTTAAGTGGACAATATTGCGGTACTTTTGGGTTGAAATGAAGGAATACAGTTACAGTATGGTGACAGAAAAAGACCTGGTACACCTAATAATGTAGATATGTAGCACTGAGCGCATGTGTTATAATTGAGTTCTGTTTATTGTTTGGTGCTTTGAACAAGTCAAATAAACTGCTAAATAACAAAGCTGTTATATCATTGGTGTTGGCCTGAATAACAACAAATATCCACTCAAGTATACTACATCTTTGTTACCAAACTGTGGTATTGTCAGTGCACCAAAACAAATGGGACATAGACCAGAGGGGTTTTGTTGTACAAAATTCACTTATTTTAACCTGCTCAGTTCTGAGGCAGTTAACTTTGGATGTGATGTTCTATACTTCCTACATATGCGAAAGTTACTTTTACTCCATTCTCCCCTGACCAAGAACAGCCATCACTCACCACACATCCCAGCAAATGTCTTCAAAGCAGCACGTTTTAAgttattttcctttattatttctgtgcttcCATATCTGAGTAATACCCAAGGATTCCTCCTCATTAGCTATGTTAAACTGAATCTATAATaagtttccatttttcttcaagTTTCTATTTTCTCTGTATATAAACACGATTGCTGTGGACAGTGTATTATACAGCTGTAACCAGTTTGTACCATCCTGAATGGGCAGTAGTTTAATCAATGTCTTGAACTATTTTGAGTGTTGGAGTTAAAGAGTCAAATGTTTGTGTACACTTAACACATTGTCGGATGTTAAATAAACGTGAAACTTATGCAACACTGACAACGTCTCTTGGGTCTGTCTTTACCTTACAATAATGGGAGGACggcagaataataataatcgtcagatactttattgatccccatgGGGAATTTCGTCCTCTGCATGTAACCCATCCTATACCTATACAcagtgggcacacacacacacacacacaccaggagctagGAGCAGTGAGCAGCCGCGGTGCAGCGCACGGGGAGgaactccagttcttttgccagtaccttggtcaagggcactgacaggagtattaacgATAAAAATACTTGTCTTTGATAGTGGGAGGAAACTGGAGCACCCGCCGGAAAGCCACGCAAattccacacagaaaggacctgggACGACCGGGATGCGAACCCACGCTCTTCTTGCTATCAGGCAACAAtgctaaccactgagccaccgTGCTGTCCAGACCTTGGAACAACCAgtgtaaaagtttttttttttttttttttttttttttatctgcatcATTAAGATTGTATGTAGAGTGTGATGCTGTCCAAGATCACTCCTATctgaaaaactgtgaaaagcTGTGGCAATCTCAGATTGTAGTTACAAATCCATGCCGGCTTTGGTGTTTTCATTACCATTCAGAGGACTCTTGTCAGCTTCACTATAATAAAGAAatgtagcctgcagcaaaatCTAAAATACTCACCAGTATCCTCTATCACTTCGAGGGTCTCTGTGGATGACTTTAGAGCGTAATGTTcaacaaaatgatttatgaGAAAACTCGTCACTTTGAGTTTGGCGGAGGCGGGGACTGCACTACAAATAGCCAACAGGCACACTGTACAATGAACATAGtagaaaaataatcatttcataGGGTGGCGTTCCACGTGCTCATTTTACTTTTCCAACCGAACGCGTCTTTTAACATCAGATACTTCACATCTTATTAACATTCTCAATTATCTAACGAGCTGTCGTTAGTCCTTAATATAGCCTTAAAAATTCTGTATCCGTACTGCACGcgtctgctctctgctgcctggGAGGTCCCGCTGACGTTAATCTGCACagatcacttcctgtttctgctcTTCTGCCACGCATCTCCCACTGCCTGATGAATGGGAAGCAACTGTGAATGATTAACCAAATaccatttttaaatctttacAACAAACAGTTAACAACCAAGAGGCTGTAGATTATTGATAGATCGCAGCATAGAAGCATCACCGTATGTTAGCTTTTCATTGACGTTGCATCCCAACCCTGGGAAAGGAGCAGGTCTGTTCGTTAATGCTGCTGTATTGTCATTAATGGTTAGCAAGATGGTAGGAAGCTACCGATATGCTTGTATTGTCATTACTGGTTAGCAGGCTGGTAGGAAGCTACCGATATGTTCAAACAGACATCATAAGCGAATTAAAGTCATTAAAGTTTTCTGTACAAATGCAATAGTGtacaataaacaacaaaatacagaaagaagTATGGTTATGTTTACATCCTGACACGTCAACATTCTCTACCCTGTGCTAGCTGCTAATGAGGCTACAATATGTTGCTAATGTGACAGTAGGTGGTTAGTCTCAGTGTTGGTGCTCTGTTGCTCAATAGCAGGTTTGCTATGTGTCGTTCTACATAACGTGGTAGCTTGCTCGCTATTTAGAGACATCATCTTAGTCGATTAATAGACAACACGCACGCTACAAAGGTGAGATATCTGCAGGTCTGTCATAATCTTGAACAAAATTTTGAACCAACCATTTAATTATTATAGTAATTGTAGTATTGTTACGAATTCGACATTTTACGTGTTAAGGTCTCGATAAGACAAGACGCTGTTTTTCtaagaaatgtgtttaaacaatGTCCTGACTATACGACGCAGACGCAAAGCAGTCTTTGATGACTGTGCTTCCTAAGTGGAGCAGCCTTTCCAGCTTTCCGGTGATTTGGTCTCAGCTGCCATGTAGTTCGGTAACAACGAGGGTATctgagggggaaagggagaaacGTGTTTGTTATTTAAACTGTGACGTGAAAATGGTTTACATCTCCCcgtttgtctttctctgtgaagCTGTACCGCTTTGCTTTAGAATTCAATCAGCCTTCTCGTCGTACCTCTACATCTCCAGCCGATGGGTGATGAGGGAGGTTTGGCTTGCGGGGTCCACCATGCGCTTGGGGGGCATTCCATCTGGCAGCATCATGATCAGCAGGAAGAGAGGTAGCTAGCAGAAAACAAACTGCTCATCAAAACTGCTGACCATGACCTAAGAACCATAGTTTTGCCTttagtgcatgcatgcatgcataggaataaatttcagtttcttttctcatttccattattttccccatagaatgaaataaaaaaaatggattttttaatcTGTTACACAATATTGATTTGCAAAACTGACACAGAATATGGAATACCTCAGTGCCTCAGGAGCTATTGTCAAAAAGATGCTCTTGTTGCTACGGTATTCATATCATAAAAAAGTGACAGGTAGACTGGTGTCTCGGTGTCCTCTGATGTGCCTTTCATAGTCTTGTTGTACTGTCATGGCCGCTGCAGCTTGTTTACAACGACTCAGTCTGGCTTTCTGGGGCAGACGTCTTTTTTGATGTGTGATAGTGATTGCGATGGTGATAGCAGATAAGATTTAGctatgtatatgtaaaatgatGGTCTCAGGTCATCTTATAGTTCCCCTGCTCCTATAGAATCTACATGGACTACAATGCCACCACCCCGCTGGAGTCAGAGGTCATACTTGCCATCACTGAGGCCCTGCATGACGCCTGGGGGAACCCTAGCAGCAGCTACCGCACTGGTGAGGACCACAACATTCACTGAGGGGCCTGCTCTGAGTCTTCTGAGGGAGGGATACAGGTAGAACGGCTCAAATGATATTTAGCAGTTGGCATTCACATCAGAtactattctattctattctaggCAGGAAAGCCAAAACCATTATCAACCAGTCCAGAGAGAATGTTGGCAGAATGGTTGGAGGCCAAGCAGAAGACATCATCTTCACATCTGGTGGAACCGAGGTGTGGAATATcaaagatttaattttttttttatttcatgggcCACGTTTGCATCTTTGGCTTCTCCTTTAAAGCAAAGGGAGTGAAATGAAAGTGATGAATTCTGAGGCACATATACACTCTccttcatttaaatataatttcaagTTGCAGTGAACACTTTCATTACTGTATGTCACACTGTCCTTGGGGCTTTGATTTAAGAGCCTGTCTGGGGCGACAATTAGGCCAAAGTCTGGAAAATATGCATGAACCTGGGACACTCATGGCTTTGTGCATGGAGAAAATGTATCAGGCTATTGTTCTGGAGAATGAAAACACCGCCGTCCACGTGATAATTGAATTATTGTTCTCCCTTTGTACATCAGATGGGCAAGAGTtgcttttttgatttatttcacagGTGGCATAGTtagacataaatatatattaagaGTAATTTGAAGTGTTGTGTGGGTTATTTGTGTATTGCCAAATGTCAAAGACAACCTGAAATATGGTTTGGTGCACAGTTTGGAGTCTCTCATATATCATATTGAGCTAATGGAACTGTGGGAGAAAAGCTGATGCCAAGAAAATACTGCAGTCATGTGACCGCAGAAGGAACTAGTCCTTTTAATATGTAACACGCCCAAGTTTCCCTGTCTTATTGTGCACTTTTACCATGTGTTCTTCAGGCAAATAACCTGGTGTTCCACACGGCAGTCAAGCACTTCTGGGAGAGCTgggaagcagcagagaggaaggggcAGGAGAAGAGCCATCTGAATGGAAAGGCCATTCTGCCTCATATCATCACCTCCAATGTGGAGCATGACTCGGTCAGACTGACTGCTGACAGCCTAATGAAAGAGGGGAAGGCAGGTAGGGTGAGCTCTTGAAGTCAGATAAGCTCCATAGATAGAAAAGACCCCCATCCTGGTGGTGGCAGTTGGTATACTGAGGCGGCAACTATGCGTAACAGCTCAAGATGAGGTTTTCCTCCCGAATTGAAGGGATTTGAACGTGTTCTCCTTCCTATCTTTGGAGCGTTACCAGTCTCACGGGGGTTGGATGTGTTCCCTGTTGTAGATGTCACCTTTGTGCCCGTTTCCAAGGTCACGGCCCGAGTGGAGGTGGAGGACGTGATGGCCGCCGTGCGCCCCACTACCTGTCTCATCTCAGTCATGTTGGCCAATAATGAGACAGGGGTCTTGATGGtgagggtgggggcgggggtggcacaagctcacacacagtGCGAGAGAGACAGCTGGGTaataaacagcataaatgcACTTTTCTTGGCAGTTTTGTGGTTCATATTTAACACGTAAACACATGTAACACATGTAAACGTAAATGCCTGAATTCTTGATGTAGTTATTTCTATTATGACTTAGCCATGTTGAAGGCAGAGAGCAAATGAGAGCACATTATGAACATCATTCTGGATAATGCAGTATAATACATTGTCACAACCAATTTGTAACCCATGACCCAGTATCCAAGCCACACTGCTAGTAGAATGGAAATATGGATATGTGAATGTTTGCGTTTGTATCCTTGCAGCCAGTTAGAGAGATTTGTGAGAGGGCGAGATGCCTCAACAAACAGCGGCCTGCTCCCAGAATCCTTCTGCACACCGATGCTGCCCAGGCCATCGGCAAGGTGCGAGTGGATGTGCAGGAACTGGGCGTAGATTATCTCACCATCGTTGGACACAAGGTTGGGAGTTTTGTCTCTCTGATCCTTTAggatttttttgtctctctgcagatgaATTTACCCCTGTATTTCCTCTGTCTGGACTTTCTCATTCTTATAGTTTTATGGCCCACGGATTGGTGCACTGTATGTGAATGGGCCTGGAACCATCACCCCTGTATTTCCCATGTTCTttggaggggggcaggagaggaacTTCAGACCAGGGTAATTTgggcaaacattttttctccATTGTACACTAGCTTGtagtaacattttaaatatgcagtcAGACTGGCTAGCTGAACAAGAGTGCAGTGGGCCACAAAAAATGCAGCCGTGTACTatgataaataaaactgaaaaaatttaaaaaaaaaaaatagaagcatAAATATTGTAACTGCGATTGGAATCAACTCcttgcttctgtttttcttccaggACAGAGAACACACCAATGATTGCTGGTCTTGGGAAGGTATAGAAGACTGTTATAAATTGTGAACTCCTCCGCTGTTTTCTCCCGTACCTAAACTATCAAGACCACCATCACTATGATTGATGAAtagcattacataacattatgtaAGATATTGTATAACCATAAATCCTTATCCCAAAACCAAACTGGACAGCCAGATGTTTCCTTAAACCAGTCAGATTAAGTCCCCCGCCCAAGGGAACAAGCAGTGGCCTGCCTCAGATTTGGACCTTTAAAACTGTCTGGTCACATTTACTTCACAGTTCTCGAATCCACACAACAACCAAGAAAGTCTTAATGGAATGGTGTGAAATATCTGAATGCAGTTTTATGCCACTGGTTAGCTTGGCCCTGCATAACGCTTAGTAGTGCAGTGTAGTGGAGCTGAGGTGTTTTGTGTCTGCCAGGCAGCGGAGCTGGTGAGCTCGCACCTGCCTCAGCATGAGAGCCACCTGCGGGACATCAGGCTGTACCTGGAGCAGCGCTTGCAGGTGGGTGCAGGTGCAtagctttgggggggggggggggggggggacctaGCTCTTTACCCCAACTTCTGTGCTTGAAAGTAGAGTGGGATTTGAAGCTGGATAAATTCATGCTCAACCTAAATTTGTACTTATACTTGATTTGTAACATGAGTGTGACATGGAATAATTCACTTGTGATTTGAAGgttcaaaagcattttgaagCTAGGCTGTTTTCCAAGGTCAAGCAACACCAACTGGTCAGAATAATAACTTTTTTGTTCCTTGTCATCAGGATGTCTTTGGGATGGAGAAGATCCGTTTTAATAGCCATTTTCCTGGCTTGGAGTCCCTCCCAAACACCTGTAATGTGTCAATACTCGGCCCGGGACTGCAAGGTGATTTGGGTGTTACAGCAGCATTCCACTACTGCACCAAACTGAACTTTGATTGCTTGTTATTCTGTCCATTGCTAATATTTCACCAACACAGGCGGTAATGCATCAGTGATCAAACATAGTTGTTGAAGTAAACCATTGCTGTcaatgagacacagagaaagctgTGAATTATTGATTGTCATGTTGCAGGACAAAGAGTGCTGTCCAGCTGCAGGAGGCTGCTGGCCAGTGTGGGAGCGGCATGCCACTCAAACAGAGGAGACAGGTATGGGAACACACAGAAAACCctttttttgtcacattcatGGGAATGGAGACGGGCTGTAggaatataaaacataatttgggcagcagtgtagcatagtggttaaggagcaggactcgtaaccgaaaggttgccggttcaatccccgctgggacactgctgctgtacccttgggcaaggtacttaacccacagttgcctcagtaaatatccagctgtataaatggataacattgtaaagaactataacctatgtaagtcgctttggataaaagcgtctgccaaatgaataaatgtaaatgtaatttcccATAGTGGGAAGGTTAAAGAATCACATGcaaaaaagaatatttcatttacacataATGTGAGACACAAACCAATACGCAGTCAGTCAGTGCTAATGAATCACATCGTGTGCTTGGGAACCTGGCACCGTCAGCCTGTTGAAAACAGCCTTTATGAAAGCCACAAGAAGATCTTACCAAAGGTTGAATTTCCTCTGCTCTGACCGACCCTCAGGCCCTCCCACATCCTTCTGAGTTCTGGCATCCCAGCGGAGGTGGCAGCCAACGCGCTGCGCCTGAGCGTGGGCCGCAGGACCACCCGTGGAGACGTGGACCTGGTGGTGGAGGACCTCTGGGAGACTGTGCGGTGCTTGGAGGGGCAGGACTAAGGCCTGGCCAAAGGAGCCCCGCCCACACATGGAGCTGGGTGCTCCATGAGTAATATATTATTCTTATGTAAGGGTTTAGATGCTATTAgataaaatatgcagaaaagcaCTGTTCGCTAAGATCAGTGACAAAGCCCCAGTCCATTTTCTAGAAGAGATGCATATTGAAGGTCAATGCACTTATCTTTGCTTGGGTggattttgtgtgtatataaagGATTTTAATGGATTTTAGCTTGTATGTGATCTAattatgtgattatttttgtgaaaaaaggaGGCTTAAATTGCAATATTTTGTGTGCACTAAATGCTGTTGCAAGAAGTGTTAGCAGTGTCAAAGGTTCACTGTTCACTGTATCACTgttcaaaatactgtatgtgaaatgaCAAATATGTTAGTTGCAGGATAACAGACAAATAAAGTGTAGCTGAAGTACATCCATTCTTATAGtacttttctttcctttcagtcTAGACAAAGTAACATTCAATTTCACACGCATTGTCTAAACAACAGAGGCCTAATCCTCTGTTCGGTGTCTTTGCTGCTGAGAGGACAAAGAAAAGaagatgaatatttaaaagtatTGTAAATATAACACTCCATGTAATCCCTCCCTGCACGCTGTCCTTCAGTTAGCTTCTCCTGTTACTTTAATTTCCACGACCTCTCGGCCGAGCAACTAAGCGGGGTGCGTCTCTGCACACTAcccaggggctggggggggcttTAGCCGAGCATTTTGTGCCTCTAGGTTCCTTTCAATACCTTGATTGCTCATGGGGGCCAGCCCTCTCTTGCCCAGCTGCTCAGCTGTTGGCTTTCAACCCGTGGGGGACAGTGGGGTCATtgccctgctgtctgtgtggctgctgCAGAGGAACAGGAGTGAGGAGATGTTGCAGCACTGGGCGATCCAGGCAGCCCGTGGAGGGAATCTGTCTGCCTTGAGGGGGCTCGCCATAGATGCTGGCGACCTCACTCATGCTGACGCCTAGGGGGCGACCCCCGTCCAACCATGCTTCCAGCTGCGGGCACATGGACTGCCTGCGCTTGCTGGTGGGTGAGGCGGGGTTTCCCGGCGATACGAGGGCAGAAAATGACAATGGGGCCACCTCAACCCATGATGCAGCCTCCGTGGGGCATGTGAGGGAACTGCAGTGGTTGGTGGACTGTGTGGGACTACAGCACTGAGGTAAGGCAGAGGGGGGGGTTGATCATATACATCTATCCCAGATAGAGCTGTTAGTATGGGAAGGTGGAGGTATATATTTTCTGGGTCCATTATATCACGGCATGGGATCTATTGCTGTGTCCAGTGGTAAACCATAGCTACTGCTGTCACCAGCAGCCTTGTTTTTATGTACCACAAAGACCATTTGTTTAAATTGTGGGGTTGCTTTTACTGTCCTTGAATTTTGAAATTCAGCTCTTACCCACACTAATTGAAACCAGTTCACTTAACCTCAGCAACCACCAGTATCATTTACTCACATATGCTTCACATTAAAGTACAATTCCTTGTTCATGTCAACTAATGTGATAACatttgggggtggtggtgtcCTTACAAGTGTATCAACAGCACCTGCACTGTCTTTACTTGTGCTGCtcaataaaaaaggttaaatacagtaaatgtattcAATGGACACAAACTTTATTATAGTGCCAGTCTTTTGTCTGGCCCAGTAAAAAGATATGGTATGAATGTGCAGGAGAGATGGGAAATATTCGGGATTTAAATAGGCCTGTTGGGAAAGAATTGGCTGGCTGTGATTCTGCTGGCGGTTAAGTGTAACCATTAGTCATTCTAAAGCTCATTCCACATGACACTTTTTGACACTAGTTGTTTTATATGCTAATTCtgtgcatatttctgtgtttcgTTTGCATCCTTGTGCGATTGTGCATGCTGGTGTGCATTTTGCAGGAGCAGGACAACATGGGGGCGACACATCTGTCGGCCCATTTTGGGCTTGTGGAGGCAGTTCGGTGACTGCTGTTTGTATGGGGCTGGGCTGAGGAGGAAATGGACTACGGGGCACTCCCCATCCACTGCACAGCAGCCAACGGTGACCTCACTTGTCTGAAGCTGCTGATCCAGGGGTAGCTTCTGGGTAGGAGGCCAAACCCCCACCCCGCACACTGCCAGAGGGGGTTCACCCAGACTACTGGTCAACTGTAGTTTATGGCTCCTGTTTTACACATTACAGTACCTTataattttttgttattgtcaaAATTTACTGGGGCAAGGTAATTTCTTTCCACCGCAAACAGTTTGATCCATCAGACAAACCTAGGAGGATATTTTGGAGCAAGTAAGCCtatatataatacagtatatgaggATAACCTGAAATCCCTTTGGGATGTTATcatgttcagtttgtttgtttttatgtacagCATTTACTTTATTATCAACATAGATCTTAATCTGATTTGCTTTAAAAGCTTTACCTTTATGGTTATTTAAATGTAGCCTGCCCATCACTCCTGATTTTTATACTGGTgtagaaatatattttgacaacaatgcacagtactgtatgtatacatcatgaatatttatagGTTTTTATAGGTTTTTTTATAGGTTTATCAACCACTTGGCTAACTGAACTTTATTTGGGCTTAAACTAATCTGTGAAGCTACCTGCCACAGCAAGCCTTTTCCCTTCATCAATCACTCCCCCTACTCTACAtggtatttaaaatgttcactaaaatattcacattttttacattgtagGTCCCAAAATAATTTGCAGGTAAAGGCAGCAACAGCTATTATAGTGTGTCCACAGTTATACTGGGGGGAATGTGAGGTGGCCAGATAGATAATGAATTGACGCTTCAACAGGAGTCCAGTGGAATTCTTGTTTCCTAACAGTTCCTTTAGAGATTTTGTGACAACGAGGGGTCAGAACCTCAGTTTTAATATCtcattcaaaacacaacacCCCCTACAGTTCAATGTCCCCATTATTGCATTTACCTCCTCTTTCCAGGCTGACCTGTACCTCTTCCAGCAGCAGTCTTGTAAATCTTCTATTTGTGGTTTGGCCCTATGTATGTTCTGTAAGCTGTAATGGATGTCTGCGAGGCAGAATGGCTGATGCCACTGTATTTGTATCTTATGTATTATTATACTGTTTTACTTAGCCACTTTCTAAGTATCCGTTTCAGCTGTAAAAGGTGGACTGATACTGGAGTTTTACTGGGGCCATTGGGACTGGTTTGTGTGGCTTTGTGTTAAGgaaggaattctgggaagtcAGAATACAGTGTGTTGCTCCAGTaaacatatgcatgtatatcTATGAATCCCTCACATTCCCAGTTCTCAGTGGGAAATCAGGAGAGACCACTTGAGACGTCTGCCCTTCTGAAACTGAGATGAGAATGC
The nucleotide sequence above comes from Megalops cyprinoides isolate fMegCyp1 chromosome 2, fMegCyp1.pri, whole genome shotgun sequence. Encoded proteins:
- the scly gene encoding selenocysteine lyase — encoded protein: MGDEGGLACGVHHALGGHSIWQHHDQQEERIYMDYNATTPLESEVILAITEALHDAWGNPSSSYRTGRKAKTIINQSRENVGRMVGGQAEDIIFTSGGTEANNLVFHTAVKHFWESWEAAERKGQEKSHLNGKAILPHIITSNVEHDSVRLTADSLMKEGKADVTFVPVSKVTARVEVEDVMAAVRPTTCLISVMLANNETGVLMPVREICERARCLNKQRPAPRILLHTDAAQAIGKVRVDVQELGVDYLTIVGHKFYGPRIGALYVNGPGTITPVFPMFFGGGQERNFRPGTENTPMIAGLGKAAELVSSHLPQHESHLRDIRLYLEQRLQDVFGMEKIRFNSHFPGLESLPNTCNVSILGPGLQGQRVLSSCRRLLASVGAACHSNRGDRPSHILLSSGIPAEVAANALRLSVGRRTTRGDVDLVVEDLWETVRCLEGQD